A portion of the Alphaproteobacteria bacterium genome contains these proteins:
- a CDS encoding AAA family ATPase, with protein sequence MLINLKIRNFILLKNLEIDFKNGLTVITGETGSGKSMIIDALRCFTQKRVNIESLGNNNENTQITALFDISQNLDAQNFCTENYIEFDDDVVILKKVISEQGKSKNFINAEPVSVKLLNKLAELLIEIHGQFDNNVLFDESKHINFIDSLLLEQDNLAILASLFQEYNAVKEKYRNAQAKKEQLKVSIVELEAFLTDFANVDLSESYYENLLIKKNLIKQQMEVADLYDEVNKCFSAQNSITDKLLALQRYLIRNKQKDEQKTSLFLDKIEQQLMLADEILAEANVTGVDVAEKEDVEAAISRLKQLARKYNLSADNLYDELCITKKKLIESKQELLDFENLGETLSEKSRNFKKYADKIAAERLAIITRIESLVMSNLADLQMKKTAFKIEIKDLPENKWNKQGTKFYEFFIKTNLDQPYDKLNKIASGGELSRFMLSLKIALNTTSKTLIFDEVDTGISGKAAHLVALKLKEISKKNQIFIITHQAQVAAISTNHLKVIKHYHDNISFSNVKMLNYDEKLNEIATMISGVEITKEALLAAKKLF encoded by the coding sequence ATGCTCATTAATTTAAAAATTAGAAATTTTATTTTGTTAAAAAATCTAGAAATAGATTTTAAAAATGGTTTAACTGTAATTACTGGTGAGACTGGCTCTGGTAAATCTATGATTATAGATGCATTAAGATGTTTCACACAAAAGAGAGTGAATATAGAATCATTGGGTAATAATAATGAAAATACACAAATAACTGCTTTATTTGATATCTCGCAAAATTTGGATGCACAAAATTTCTGTACAGAAAATTATATTGAGTTTGATGATGATGTTGTAATATTAAAAAAAGTAATTTCAGAGCAAGGTAAGTCAAAAAACTTTATTAATGCAGAGCCTGTATCAGTAAAGTTACTAAATAAACTAGCAGAATTGTTGATCGAAATTCATGGTCAATTTGATAATAATGTATTATTTGATGAGAGTAAGCATATTAATTTTATCGACTCTTTGCTTTTAGAACAAGATAATTTAGCAATTTTAGCATCCTTATTTCAAGAATATAATGCTGTAAAAGAGAAATACAGGAATGCTCAAGCTAAGAAAGAGCAATTAAAAGTTAGCATAGTTGAATTAGAAGCTTTTTTGACAGATTTTGCTAATGTAGATTTATCTGAGAGTTATTATGAAAATCTGTTAATAAAAAAGAATTTAATTAAGCAACAAATGGAAGTTGCGGATCTTTATGATGAGGTAAATAAATGTTTTTCAGCGCAAAATTCTATTACAGATAAATTATTAGCACTACAGCGCTATTTAATTAGAAATAAGCAAAAAGATGAGCAAAAAACATCTTTATTTTTAGATAAGATAGAACAACAATTAATGCTAGCTGATGAAATTTTAGCAGAAGCTAATGTGACAGGTGTAGATGTAGCAGAGAAGGAAGATGTAGAAGCAGCCATTTCGCGGTTAAAGCAGTTAGCTAGAAAATATAATTTATCTGCAGATAATCTTTATGATGAGTTATGCATAACTAAAAAGAAATTAATTGAGAGTAAACAAGAGTTATTAGATTTTGAAAATCTAGGAGAAACTTTATCAGAGAAATCACGTAATTTTAAAAAATATGCAGATAAAATTGCGGCAGAAAGGCTTGCTATCATTACCAGAATAGAAAGCTTGGTGATGTCTAATTTAGCTGATTTACAAATGAAAAAAACAGCTTTTAAAATTGAAATAAAAGACCTTCCTGAAAATAAATGGAATAAGCAAGGTACAAAATTTTATGAATTTTTTATAAAAACAAATCTGGATCAACCATATGACAAGTTGAATAAAATTGCATCTGGAGGTGAGTTATCTAGATTTATGCTATCTTTGAAGATTGCTTTAAATACAACCTCTAAAACATTGATATTTGATGAGGTGGATACGGGTATAAGTGGTAAGGCAGCTCATTTAGTTGCATTAAAGCTAAAAGAAATAAGCAAAAAAAATCAAATTTTCATTATAACTCATCAAGCACAGGTTGCAGCGATTAGCACTAATCACTTGAAAGTTATTAAGCATTACCATGATAATATTAGCTTTTCTAATGTAAAAATGTTAAACTATGATGAAAAATTAAATGAGATAGCCACTATGATATCTGGAGTAGAAATTACAAAAGAAGCGTTACTTGCTGCCAAAAAATTGTTTTAG